From Leptolyngbya sp. KIOST-1, one genomic window encodes:
- a CDS encoding NADH dehydrogenase subunit K produces the protein MVVNPATASDKFSLAPGEKLLHPSAPPAVTHGLSENVILTTVDDLYNWCRLSSLFPLLYGTACCFIEFAALIGSRFDFDRFGLLPRASPRQADLIITAGTITMKMAPALVRLYEQMPDPKYVIAMGACTITGGMFSSDSPSAVRGVDKLIPVDVYIPGCPPRPEAIIDAIIKLRKKVSTESMQDRAYTLQTHRFYERSHALKTVPPILTGQYLQTGAHVSPPKELMEAMGIPVSETVAELAPEEKEV, from the coding sequence ATGGTCGTAAACCCCGCTACAGCTAGCGATAAATTTTCCCTGGCACCTGGAGAAAAACTGCTCCATCCCTCAGCCCCTCCTGCCGTTACCCATGGGCTGTCGGAAAATGTCATCTTGACAACCGTAGACGATCTTTATAACTGGTGTCGCCTGTCCAGCTTGTTTCCTTTGCTGTACGGTACCGCCTGCTGCTTTATCGAGTTCGCTGCACTAATTGGTTCTCGATTCGATTTTGACCGCTTTGGTCTGTTACCCAGGGCTAGTCCTAGGCAAGCCGATCTGATTATTACGGCTGGCACGATCACGATGAAGATGGCTCCAGCCCTGGTACGCCTCTACGAACAGATGCCTGACCCCAAGTACGTCATCGCCATGGGTGCCTGCACCATTACTGGCGGTATGTTTAGTAGCGACTCCCCCTCTGCTGTGCGGGGGGTTGATAAGCTAATTCCCGTAGATGTTTACATCCCTGGCTGTCCACCTCGGCCTGAAGCCATCATTGATGCCATCATCAAGTTGCGCAAAAAGGTTTCTACAGAATCCATGCAGGATAGGGCTTACACGCTGCAGACCCATCGCTTTTATGAGCGCAGCCATGCCCTTAAGACAGTACCCCCGATTCTAACTGGGCAGTACCTGCAAACTGGAGCCCACGTCTCCCCACCCAAAGAACTGATGGAGGCTATGGGAATACCAGTTTCAGAAACGGTTGCCGAACTTGCACCTGAAGAGAAGGAAGTTTAG
- a CDS encoding NAD(P)H-quinone oxidoreductase subunit J, with protein sequence MSDAETGASLAEAGAVSTWLTENGFDHQLEPRDHLGVEIISVAPQFLIPICTALYAYGFNYLQCQGAYDDGPGKDLVSFYHLIKLDDNVDRPEEVRVKVSLPRANPRVPSVYWIWKAADWQERESYDMYGIIYEGHPNLKRLLMPEDWVGWPLRKDYISPDFYELQDAY encoded by the coding sequence ATGTCAGATGCAGAAACTGGTGCCTCCTTGGCAGAAGCCGGAGCTGTGTCAACTTGGCTGACAGAGAATGGGTTCGACCACCAATTGGAACCCCGCGATCACCTGGGTGTCGAGATTATCTCCGTGGCGCCGCAGTTTCTGATTCCGATTTGTACAGCCCTGTATGCCTACGGATTCAATTATCTCCAGTGTCAGGGTGCCTACGACGACGGACCAGGCAAAGATCTGGTGAGCTTTTACCATCTGATCAAGCTGGACGACAACGTCGATAGGCCAGAAGAGGTTAGGGTAAAAGTCTCTCTGCCCCGCGCCAACCCTCGCGTGCCCTCCGTTTACTGGATCTGGAAAGCGGCTGACTGGCAGGAGCGGGAAAGCTACGATATGTATGGCATCATCTACGAAGGGCACCCCAACCTTAAGCGTCTGCTGATGCCGGAGGACTGGGTGGGTTGGCCCCTCCGCAAAGACTACATTTCCCCCGACTTTTACGAACTCCAGGACGCCTATTGA
- a CDS encoding GumC family protein → MTNKTYQDYVEEIDLQRYWLVLKRRWLPATLVLGTCVAGSVLYAIARTPSFGATGTLLVRPDLTPTLTGVGRDLRELPISINNLQNQSSVVLSTAVMQSAIDNLNLTDDDGLPLKPSALSSMIEVEPAEQADILQVSYRSNNPEEAAAIVNAVMDSYLARDVLSNRLKAATAREFIERQLPIAEADLDRAAAALQQFKDANGIVALENEASVAVEEIALLDSQIRTVSSNLASATTQTSELQGQLAIPLPQARQIETLSQSTAVQQALADLQLAQAELATQRSLYRETHPTVMNLERRVESLQNLLNTRVEEVIGTSALASIGNLQMSPLGQQLTTELATAEVNRSSLASQLQSLVESRNRYAERIQAFPALEKRQLELTQRLQAAQLNYDNLLAALQQTQLAENQTVGSAEILERAEPAGDAGSLLIPALIGGIFVGTLLGVACAFFLDLVDRSVKTAKDGEMLLGYTLLGLVPKFRPRMSSDSPLYLSDRLSSSGFSSYIPSLDRDQPMVSAAFQMLQANLKFTSPDISHRIIAITSSVSEEGKSEVSANLAATLAYSGKKVLLIDADLRSPSQHHLWNVVNRAGLSQVLIREETQQDATHQVFENLTVMTAGALPPNPLAILDSERMADLLQQLKRQYDYILIDTPPLLGAADAAVVGRMSDGVLLVLRPRKVDSSSALAAKSFLERSQANVLGLVANGVDINNEHGDYVSRIRAGEYGKASISEMQTTAR, encoded by the coding sequence ATGACTAACAAGACCTACCAAGACTACGTTGAAGAAATTGACCTGCAACGCTACTGGCTGGTACTCAAACGGCGGTGGCTGCCAGCGACTCTTGTGCTAGGTACCTGTGTAGCAGGTTCGGTATTATATGCCATAGCACGGACGCCATCCTTTGGCGCTACAGGTACTCTACTAGTCAGGCCAGACCTGACGCCAACGCTCACTGGAGTCGGTAGAGACCTGCGCGAATTACCGATCTCCATAAACAATCTGCAAAACCAAAGCTCCGTTGTATTGTCAACCGCAGTTATGCAATCTGCCATTGACAATCTAAACCTTACCGATGATGACGGCTTGCCGCTTAAGCCATCAGCACTAAGTAGCATGATAGAAGTAGAACCTGCGGAGCAGGCAGATATTTTACAGGTTTCTTACCGCTCAAATAATCCAGAAGAAGCTGCGGCCATTGTCAATGCGGTAATGGATTCCTATCTAGCTAGGGATGTTCTCAGCAACCGTCTGAAGGCGGCCACAGCCCGCGAATTTATTGAGCGGCAGCTTCCTATTGCTGAGGCCGACCTCGATCGGGCCGCTGCTGCACTTCAGCAATTTAAGGATGCTAATGGAATTGTTGCGCTTGAGAATGAAGCAAGTGTTGCAGTTGAGGAGATTGCTTTGCTAGATTCTCAAATTCGCACCGTGTCTTCAAATCTTGCCAGTGCTACCACTCAGACCAGTGAATTGCAAGGACAACTGGCCATTCCTTTACCTCAAGCTAGACAAATTGAGACATTAAGTCAATCTACGGCTGTTCAACAGGCTTTGGCAGACCTGCAGTTAGCCCAGGCCGAGTTGGCCACCCAACGTAGCCTCTACCGGGAGACTCACCCTACGGTTATGAACCTGGAGCGCCGGGTTGAGTCGCTGCAAAACCTCCTTAATACCCGAGTCGAGGAGGTTATTGGTACATCTGCTTTGGCCAGCATTGGCAACCTGCAGATGAGTCCCCTAGGGCAGCAGTTGACGACGGAGTTGGCTACCGCAGAAGTCAACCGCTCCAGTTTGGCCAGTCAACTTCAGAGCTTGGTTGAGTCGCGGAACCGTTATGCTGAAAGGATTCAAGCTTTCCCTGCCCTTGAAAAACGCCAGTTGGAGTTAACTCAAAGGCTACAGGCTGCTCAGTTGAACTATGACAACCTTCTAGCTGCCCTGCAACAAACTCAACTGGCTGAAAATCAGACTGTTGGTAGTGCTGAAATTCTGGAACGGGCAGAACCGGCTGGGGATGCTGGAAGTTTGCTAATCCCTGCTCTCATAGGTGGTATTTTTGTTGGGACTCTCCTTGGTGTTGCCTGTGCATTCTTCCTAGATCTAGTTGATAGATCCGTCAAGACAGCCAAAGACGGTGAGATGTTGCTTGGTTACACGCTGCTCGGTTTAGTACCTAAGTTTCGACCAAGAATGAGTAGTGACAGTCCTTTGTATCTATCAGATAGGCTGTCTTCTTCGGGTTTCTCTAGCTACATTCCTTCTCTAGATCGAGATCAACCCATGGTGTCTGCTGCTTTCCAGATGTTGCAGGCAAATTTAAAGTTCACTAGCCCAGACATTTCTCATCGCATTATTGCTATCACTAGTTCTGTCTCTGAGGAGGGCAAGTCCGAGGTATCGGCTAATCTAGCAGCGACCTTGGCCTACTCAGGCAAAAAAGTTTTGCTGATAGATGCTGATTTACGATCGCCATCTCAGCACCATCTGTGGAATGTAGTCAATCGAGCTGGACTGAGCCAGGTTCTTATTCGAGAGGAAACTCAGCAGGACGCAACTCATCAGGTCTTCGAAAATCTTACCGTGATGACGGCAGGGGCTCTGCCACCTAATCCTCTGGCCATTTTGGATTCTGAAAGGATGGCCGATCTGCTTCAGCAGCTAAAGCGACAGTACGATTACATCCTCATTGACACTCCTCCTCTTTTAGGAGCAGCAGATGCAGCGGTAGTCGGACGGATGTCAGATGGCGTTCTGCTTGTTTTACGGCCAAGAAAAGTAGACTCGTCTAGTGCTTTAGCCGCCAAGTCATTCCTAGAACGCTCCCAGGCAAATGTCTTGGGACTAGTTGCCAACGGAGTAGATATCAACAACGAACACGGCGACTATGTATCGCGTATTCGAGCGGGTGAGTATGGCAAAGCCTCTATCTCAGAAATGCAAACAACGGCCCGGTAG
- a CDS encoding polysaccharide biosynthesis/export family protein — MKLDKCSVAIVSLSIALTQQSWLGLDIAKAQQSAPLNAPSATEVPLSTQTAGNYILGAGDQVAVIVFGYEEFTGARVILPDGTIPFPFLGSIQAAGKTVDTLSNEITQGLDAFLVNPVVNVSLTALRPVVVDVAGEVYRPGPVQLSSLTTAETQLNVNARITQATTTPTLSAALIAAGGIRRSADIRSVVVRRQLPNGVVQDVSVNLWDAIANAGQGNNLVLRDGDAIFVPRALPDAEIDPTLIASSSIAPDNVRVRVIGEGVVRPGEVQVQPNSSVSSAIAAAGGPNSDAALGEVRLVRLTETGQVEEQRVDLSSLVDSYQIQDGDVILVPKKGYLVGIDNIGRALTPILGPFGAILNILDVFNIFDNN; from the coding sequence ATGAAACTAGATAAATGCTCGGTTGCAATTGTCTCGCTCTCAATTGCATTGACTCAACAGTCCTGGTTGGGTTTAGATATAGCAAAAGCACAACAAAGTGCTCCACTGAATGCTCCATCGGCAACTGAAGTTCCACTAAGTACTCAAACGGCTGGGAACTATATCTTAGGTGCTGGTGATCAAGTTGCGGTTATTGTTTTTGGCTATGAGGAATTTACCGGCGCAAGAGTAATTCTGCCCGATGGCACCATTCCCTTCCCGTTCTTAGGGTCTATCCAAGCTGCCGGTAAGACCGTAGATACTTTGTCTAATGAAATTACCCAGGGGTTGGATGCCTTCTTGGTGAATCCAGTTGTAAATGTAAGCTTAACTGCTCTACGCCCAGTGGTGGTAGATGTGGCAGGGGAAGTTTATCGCCCCGGTCCCGTGCAGCTAAGTAGTTTAACCACAGCTGAAACACAACTTAATGTCAATGCAAGAATCACACAGGCCACAACTACGCCAACCCTTTCTGCAGCTTTAATTGCGGCAGGTGGGATAAGGCGTTCAGCAGACATTCGCTCGGTTGTTGTTAGACGACAGTTGCCCAATGGTGTGGTTCAAGATGTCTCTGTGAACCTTTGGGATGCTATCGCCAATGCTGGACAGGGCAATAATCTTGTACTCAGAGATGGCGATGCCATTTTTGTGCCTAGAGCATTACCAGATGCTGAGATTGATCCCACTTTAATCGCAAGTTCGAGCATTGCTCCTGACAATGTTCGAGTGCGTGTGATCGGAGAAGGTGTGGTTCGCCCTGGAGAAGTGCAAGTCCAGCCGAATAGTTCTGTGTCTAGCGCGATTGCTGCGGCAGGGGGGCCAAACTCTGACGCAGCCCTTGGCGAAGTTCGTCTCGTTCGACTTACAGAAACTGGACAAGTAGAAGAGCAAAGGGTTGATCTGTCCAGCTTGGTAGATAGCTACCAAATTCAAGATGGGGATGTAATCTTAGTGCCGAAGAAAGGCTATTTAGTAGGCATTGACAATATTGGGCGCGCTCTAACACCAATTCTTGGCCCGTTTGGAGCCATTCTCAACATCTTAGACGTTTTCAACATATTTGATAATAATTAG
- a CDS encoding glycosyltransferase has product MVLKSTDGDSKAKYSLPYPVNFVLKYPEKWPELFSTSIIPDPALLHSRIKTNEDCWIVTTYLYLKRKGLNVSISDKFVPGQINVVSSLDYSAKDLAFNSFVVGTRSDGFQPLLCDFVIVQNRFQLGSETDAFIPHWPQPGLIPRRQERGNTISNIVFKGNEKNLHTPFRSFEFKKELENVGLKFRINIASAEGIVAWNDYSADDLVLAVRNLTEQDILVKPASKLVNAWIAGVPALLGPEPAFQDLKLSDLDYIEVRSTKEAIEAIRRLKSNPELYRKMVVNGLNRAEDFTVENMIKRWVEVLAGPVVKQYSQWRKRTKLERAASFSLKFPRHKLSMKKAAFHRSNGKYIIPDHHT; this is encoded by the coding sequence GTGGTTTTAAAGTCTACTGATGGAGATTCCAAGGCTAAATATAGCCTTCCTTATCCAGTTAACTTTGTGCTTAAGTATCCAGAGAAATGGCCTGAGCTATTTTCTACGTCAATTATTCCAGACCCCGCTTTATTACACTCACGAATTAAGACGAATGAGGATTGTTGGATAGTCACTACTTACCTGTATCTGAAGAGAAAGGGCCTTAACGTTTCAATTTCTGATAAATTTGTACCGGGTCAAATCAATGTAGTTAGCTCGTTGGATTATAGTGCTAAAGATCTAGCCTTCAATTCTTTTGTAGTTGGGACTCGCAGTGATGGATTTCAACCACTTCTTTGCGATTTTGTAATAGTTCAAAACAGGTTCCAACTAGGTTCTGAGACGGACGCATTTATTCCCCACTGGCCTCAACCTGGCCTAATTCCTAGGAGGCAGGAAAGAGGCAATACAATTAGCAATATTGTTTTCAAAGGCAATGAAAAAAACTTGCATACCCCATTTCGTTCCTTTGAATTCAAAAAAGAATTAGAGAACGTTGGCCTAAAGTTTAGAATTAACATTGCTTCTGCAGAAGGGATTGTTGCTTGGAATGACTATAGTGCAGATGATCTGGTTTTGGCTGTTCGAAATCTTACTGAACAGGATATTTTGGTTAAACCTGCAAGCAAACTAGTTAACGCTTGGATCGCTGGGGTTCCGGCTTTACTTGGTCCCGAACCTGCTTTCCAGGATCTCAAATTGTCAGATCTTGATTACATTGAGGTTAGGTCTACGAAGGAGGCCATTGAAGCCATCCGACGACTTAAATCAAATCCTGAGCTGTACCGAAAGATGGTTGTCAATGGACTGAATCGGGCCGAAGACTTCACGGTAGAAAACATGATCAAAAGGTGGGTTGAAGTGCTGGCAGGCCCTGTAGTTAAACAGTACAGTCAGTGGAGGAAAAGAACAAAACTTGAACGTGCAGCTAGTTTTTCATTGAAATTTCCTCGGCATAAACTTTCGATGAAGAAAGCAGCTTTTCATCGTTCCAACGGGAAATATATTATTCCAGATCACCATACGTAA
- a CDS encoding O-antigen ligase family protein, producing MEAQNLVFGLDKISSQSRLGFAEKSFTVFALLFYMGAFGFGFDNAETGVLPSQVITLIRYSTYAMVLLLLAFRPTSTLKTALSNKWVLYLIAFLSISFLWSQDQSTTLDHVWKELFPTFLLSLYMASRFTIEQQFSLTVQSFMIAFLVSMFLAFAIPGIGIEQSGEAAGSVIGVFGDKNRFGASAATLLLTLFMLANYAEKKQRWAFILLIFCFATLIASSSVTALVLAVAGLVLILLFQKFKWIGKKSMLLVNLSILVATCLSYVLITYWIEILTFLDRDPTLTARTLIWNYTINTKIPPHLFFGYGKAAFWSSEKLTAGYRYAALHIPAHAHNGFLDLILEAGLIGFALFVIVWSVAYIRAVRLAYNFKKASYLWPSIFLSMLVLFNLFESYLVLVPNTNWVIFLSITLSLSQKPFCLRASH from the coding sequence ATGGAAGCTCAAAATCTCGTCTTTGGCTTGGATAAAATTTCATCGCAAAGTAGGCTTGGCTTTGCAGAGAAATCTTTTACAGTTTTTGCACTGCTCTTCTATATGGGGGCATTTGGTTTTGGGTTCGATAATGCTGAAACTGGTGTTCTTCCTTCTCAAGTTATAACCCTCATCAGGTACAGCACTTATGCAATGGTTCTGCTGCTCCTAGCCTTTCGCCCAACTAGTACGTTGAAGACAGCCTTGAGCAACAAGTGGGTCTTATATTTAATCGCCTTCCTTAGCATTTCATTCTTGTGGTCTCAGGACCAATCTACAACATTGGATCACGTTTGGAAAGAACTCTTTCCAACGTTTTTGCTAAGTCTTTATATGGCATCTAGATTTACAATTGAACAGCAATTTAGCCTTACTGTTCAATCATTCATGATAGCTTTTCTTGTTAGTATGTTTTTGGCGTTTGCTATACCGGGTATAGGTATCGAACAATCTGGGGAAGCTGCAGGAAGTGTGATAGGGGTATTTGGTGATAAAAATAGATTCGGAGCAAGTGCTGCCACATTATTATTGACACTGTTTATGCTGGCAAATTATGCAGAGAAGAAGCAGAGGTGGGCGTTTATACTTTTGATATTTTGCTTCGCAACTCTAATAGCCAGTAGTTCTGTCACTGCCTTGGTTCTAGCTGTGGCAGGCCTAGTATTGATATTGCTTTTTCAAAAGTTTAAGTGGATTGGCAAAAAGAGCATGTTGTTGGTTAATCTTTCCATTCTAGTTGCAACATGTCTTTCCTATGTGCTCATAACCTATTGGATTGAAATTCTAACTTTTCTTGATAGAGATCCAACTTTGACTGCCCGAACCCTCATTTGGAATTACACTATAAATACTAAAATTCCACCTCATTTGTTCTTCGGATACGGTAAGGCAGCCTTTTGGAGCTCGGAAAAGTTGACTGCTGGTTATAGATATGCTGCCCTTCATATCCCGGCTCATGCACACAATGGTTTCCTGGACTTAATCCTAGAGGCCGGACTAATCGGCTTCGCACTTTTTGTTATTGTATGGTCAGTGGCTTATATTAGAGCAGTCAGGCTGGCTTATAATTTCAAGAAAGCATCTTATTTATGGCCATCAATTTTTTTGTCGATGCTAGTTCTTTTCAACCTTTTTGAAAGTTACTTGGTTTTAGTTCCCAATACAAATTGGGTTATATTTCTATCGATAACCCTTTCCCTGAGCCAAAAACCTTTTTGCTTAAGAGCGTCGCATTGA
- a CDS encoding ABC transporter ATP-binding protein — protein MALFQKFLYVFSGNRRQLIFLVFIFLLTSILEAFGIGLLGPFLNLAGNPEKVVRDNFFFSWAYQVLEPAMLSSLVVWFGLFIIVIFILKSIIYFLSKRYSYKILFFQVAAIQERLFDTYILAPYDFHLSRNSADYTNKIAGEASRFGFMFAFPMVESFSHVILIATLLVLMARTNILLLVISMLSLFPAFLVLSFLMKRLKTWGRLSTIAREETIKAVNHGLGGIKETRVFGCEDYFRKGLKQHVYQEAEVQVLYQSAQFVPRIMIEALLVIAIVGFVCASQLTPNQDFQSTLSSMGVFAVASLRLIPVASNLAQCIGSLRNSSHTLDIVYLDLKEIEDENWKKQKDSFEIRNQVADASGRNRTLSYSKGLEIAEVFYQYPNSTKPSLKGISMEIKKGESIGLIGKSGAGKTTLVDVILGLLTPQQGDIRVDGQSIYKNLSEWRNLVGYIPQTIFLTDDTIEKNIAFGVPSEKIDQSQLWYAIKAAQLDSFIADLPDGINTSVGERGVRLSGGQRQRIGIARALYHQREILVLDEATSALDNETEQLISNSIRALAGSKTLIIIAHRLSTIEHCDRIYVLEKGTVARSGTYADVVLAPQA, from the coding sequence GTGGCTCTCTTCCAAAAGTTTTTATATGTTTTTTCGGGTAATCGCCGTCAGCTAATTTTTTTGGTTTTCATTTTTTTGCTTACATCCATTCTGGAAGCTTTCGGAATAGGATTGCTTGGTCCTTTTCTGAATTTGGCGGGAAACCCCGAGAAAGTTGTTCGAGACAACTTCTTTTTCTCATGGGCCTATCAAGTTCTCGAACCGGCAATGCTTTCCAGTCTAGTGGTCTGGTTTGGGCTTTTTATCATTGTTATATTTATACTTAAGAGTATTATTTACTTCTTGAGTAAGCGTTACTCGTATAAAATTCTCTTTTTTCAAGTGGCTGCTATTCAAGAGCGCTTGTTTGATACATATATTCTTGCCCCTTACGATTTTCATCTATCTAGAAACTCAGCAGATTATACAAATAAGATTGCTGGTGAAGCGTCAAGATTCGGATTCATGTTTGCTTTTCCAATGGTGGAGTCTTTCTCTCACGTAATCTTGATTGCAACACTACTGGTGCTAATGGCAAGAACTAATATTCTGCTATTGGTTATTTCGATGCTTTCTCTCTTTCCTGCTTTCTTAGTCCTTTCTTTCCTAATGAAGCGGCTAAAAACATGGGGGCGTCTGTCCACAATAGCTCGGGAAGAGACTATTAAGGCCGTCAATCATGGATTGGGAGGTATAAAAGAAACTCGAGTGTTTGGCTGTGAAGATTACTTTCGGAAAGGCCTTAAGCAACACGTTTATCAAGAGGCAGAAGTCCAAGTTCTCTATCAAAGTGCCCAATTCGTTCCTCGAATTATGATCGAGGCTCTCTTGGTAATCGCAATTGTCGGCTTCGTATGTGCTTCGCAACTTACGCCAAATCAAGATTTTCAATCTACTCTTTCTAGCATGGGGGTTTTTGCTGTTGCATCATTGCGTTTGATTCCAGTCGCTAGTAATCTTGCCCAGTGCATTGGAAGTTTGCGCAACTCTTCCCATACCCTAGATATTGTTTATTTAGATCTCAAGGAGATTGAAGACGAGAACTGGAAGAAGCAAAAAGATTCCTTTGAAATTCGAAATCAGGTTGCTGATGCGTCAGGTCGGAATCGAACGCTAAGCTATTCCAAGGGTTTAGAGATCGCTGAAGTTTTTTATCAATATCCCAATTCCACAAAGCCTTCTTTAAAAGGTATTTCAATGGAAATCAAAAAGGGTGAGTCAATTGGTTTAATTGGAAAATCTGGAGCAGGAAAAACCACCCTGGTTGATGTCATCCTTGGTCTTCTGACTCCACAGCAGGGAGATATAAGAGTTGATGGTCAGTCTATCTACAAAAACCTCTCAGAATGGAGGAATTTGGTGGGCTACATCCCTCAAACTATTTTCTTGACCGATGATACTATTGAAAAGAATATTGCCTTTGGTGTACCTAGTGAAAAGATTGACCAGAGTCAATTATGGTACGCTATAAAGGCGGCTCAACTAGATTCTTTCATCGCAGATTTGCCCGACGGAATAAACACTAGCGTTGGAGAGCGCGGTGTACGATTGTCTGGGGGACAGCGACAACGCATTGGGATTGCCCGGGCTTTGTACCATCAAAGGGAAATTTTAGTATTAGATGAAGCAACATCCGCTTTGGATAACGAAACTGAGCAGTTAATTAGTAATTCGATTAGGGCATTGGCTGGATCTAAGACTCTGATTATTATCGCTCACCGGCTGTCTACCATTGAACATTGCGATCGCATTTACGTACTTGAGAAAGGCACCGTGGCTCGCTCTGGAACTTACGCTGATGTCGTCCTTGCTCCTCAAGCCTAA
- a CDS encoding precorrin-2 C(20)-methyltransferase has product MSTPSPTDHAYPLGTLTGIGVGPGDPDLLTLKALKCLQTADVVAFPQGRNGQPGLAQQIVTPHLGTQRLLPLEFPYVQDQHELASAWQKAGDRIWQHLNQGQQVVFACEGDLSFYGTFNYLALDLERRYPTVSINRVPGICSPMAAVSALGLPLTVQSDKLVVLPAIYAVADLNTVLGWADVVVLLKVGSVYSEVWQLLKQRQLLEQSWVIVNATQPNQRIYRPLTPHPHLNLPYFSLMVIRSGANPLP; this is encoded by the coding sequence ATGTCTACACCCTCTCCCACTGACCACGCCTACCCCCTCGGCACCCTCACCGGGATTGGTGTTGGTCCAGGCGACCCTGATCTGCTGACGCTCAAGGCTCTGAAATGCCTCCAAACCGCCGATGTGGTTGCCTTTCCCCAGGGCCGCAACGGGCAGCCTGGCCTGGCCCAGCAGATTGTCACGCCGCATCTGGGAACCCAGCGACTGCTGCCCCTGGAGTTTCCCTACGTTCAAGACCAGCACGAACTCGCCAGCGCCTGGCAAAAGGCCGGCGATCGCATCTGGCAGCACCTGAACCAGGGACAGCAGGTGGTCTTTGCCTGCGAGGGAGACCTGAGTTTTTACGGCACCTTTAACTATTTAGCCCTTGACCTAGAACGGCGCTATCCCACGGTATCCATCAATCGGGTTCCCGGCATTTGCTCGCCCATGGCCGCCGTTAGCGCCCTGGGCCTTCCCCTCACCGTCCAGTCCGACAAGCTGGTCGTGCTGCCCGCAATCTACGCTGTTGCCGACCTTAACACGGTTCTGGGCTGGGCCGATGTCGTTGTACTCCTGAAAGTCGGGTCGGTCTACTCCGAAGTGTGGCAACTCCTGAAACAGCGACAGTTGTTAGAGCAGAGTTGGGTCATCGTCAACGCCACTCAGCCCAACCAACGCATCTATCGTCCCCTCACGCCCCATCCCCATCTCAATCTTCCCTACTTCAGTCTCATGGTCATTAGGTCAGGGGCAAATCCGCTACCCTAG